A genomic segment from Leptolyngbya boryana PCC 6306 encodes:
- a CDS encoding 2'-5' RNA ligase family protein, translated as MNAEHLFFIALLPPQAIQNYATEVKCHFDQYYDSRHAFNSPPHITLFPPFKWRHQRLDILTESLATFTTKHPAISITLDGFGAFPPRVIFIHVDRSDALLNLHQKLIEHLETSIELSDPRENSRPYAPHMTVAFRDLTPENFKLAWKEFKAQPLHFEFDATHLTLLKHDGQRWQIHAEFPFKVER; from the coding sequence ATGAACGCAGAGCACTTATTTTTCATTGCGTTGCTACCCCCACAAGCAATTCAAAACTATGCTACCGAAGTTAAATGCCATTTTGATCAGTACTATGACAGTCGTCATGCTTTCAACTCACCTCCGCATATCACGCTATTTCCCCCATTTAAATGGAGACATCAGCGCTTAGATATACTGACTGAATCTCTTGCTACTTTTACGACGAAACACCCTGCTATTTCTATTACACTAGATGGCTTCGGGGCTTTTCCACCGCGTGTGATTTTTATTCATGTCGATCGCTCTGATGCGCTCTTAAATCTCCATCAAAAGTTGATTGAGCACCTAGAAACCTCAATCGAACTTAGTGATCCCAGAGAGAACTCCCGTCCCTATGCACCCCATATGACGGTCGCATTTCGCGATCTAACCCCAGAGAATTTTAAACTTGCCTGGAAAGAATTTAAAGCGCAACCGTTACATTTTGAATTTGACGCGACTCATCTGACACTACTTAAACACGATGGGCAACGCTGGCAAATTCATGCTGAATTTCCCTTTAAAGTGGAGAGATGA
- a CDS encoding YciI family protein, with product MPWFVKIEEGIVDKATFDRYVPAHKAFVKDLIAKGYEAKTGYWGCFGGGMLMFKAKSMDEAEKIILEDPLIRNHCVHYKLYEWKVVVE from the coding sequence ATGCCTTGGTTCGTCAAAATTGAAGAAGGAATTGTCGATAAAGCGACATTTGATCGGTACGTGCCAGCCCATAAAGCATTTGTAAAAGATTTGATTGCGAAGGGCTATGAGGCAAAGACCGGGTATTGGGGTTGTTTTGGCGGTGGAATGTTGATGTTTAAGGCAAAATCGATGGATGAAGCCGAAAAAATCATTCTTGAAGATCCGCTGATTCGCAATCACTGTGTCCATTACAAGCTGTATGAATGGAAGGTGGTCGTGGAATAA
- a CDS encoding phasin family protein: MGLGDIVQKAMYLGIGVASYAGEKAGEKLTELRSQVQKLADEMVARGEMSSEEARRFVDEMVQRAQQPSVSAPTSESEKPTEPRKIEILDDDEPAPTQTTTTVDEMRQQVADLQEELRRLKKN; encoded by the coding sequence ATGGGTTTGGGAGATATTGTACAAAAAGCGATGTATTTAGGGATTGGAGTTGCTTCCTACGCGGGTGAGAAAGCTGGCGAGAAGTTGACCGAACTGCGATCGCAGGTGCAAAAGTTGGCGGATGAGATGGTGGCACGCGGCGAGATGAGTTCAGAAGAGGCGCGCCGTTTTGTCGATGAGATGGTGCAGCGAGCGCAACAACCTAGTGTGTCTGCTCCAACTTCAGAGAGTGAAAAGCCGACTGAGCCGCGCAAAATCGAGATTTTAGATGATGATGAGCCTGCACCCACGCAGACGACAACAACAGTCGATGAGATGCGTCAACAGGTTGCAGATTTACAGGAAGAATTGCGGCGATTGAAGAAGAATTAG